The Arcobacter arenosus region GAAGCTAGTTTTGTTTGTTGCTCTACAATTTTTAAACTTGTTGTATCTTTTATAAATATCAAAAATCTTTGTTTATCTGGAAGTAAAGATATTGAATAATTAATTGGAATAAGCTTTTTATCAAAAGATATACAATTAGCCTCTTGGTTTTCAATAAAACCTTTTTCTAGAGCTATTTTAATTCCATTTAATAGTTTATCTTTATATTCTTCTACAAGGAGGTCTAAAAAATTCATTTTAAATGAGTTTTTTTCATCAAAGGCAAAAATAGTGATAAACTCTTTATTAAAATTGAATATATCAAGTTTTTTGTCAATAACCAAGATTGCATCCCTTGAATAATTAAAGATTGTTTCAAACTCCTCTTTTTGTTGAACCAATCTATTCTCATATTCTTTTTGTGCAGAGATATCTCTCATAGAGCAATAAACTAACTCTTCATCAAAGACTTTAATTCTAACAATGCTTACAAATACATCAAAAAGTGTTCCATCTTTTCTTTTATATTTTGATTCAAAACTTATGGGTTCAAAGCTTGTTTTATTTATATTTTCTAAAATCACCTCTTCTTCATGAATAGCTTCAAAATCTGTAACCTTGAAAGTTAATAACTCTTTATCTTCATAGCCTAATACTTTTTTAAATAATTTACTATATTCAATAAGATTTCCTCCTAAATCAACAATAAAGATTGCATCCGATGAGTTTTCTAATAAATACTTATATTTTTGTTTTTCAAAACTTATCTCTTCTTGTAGTTTTTTTTCTGCAGTAAAATCTCTACCAATACCTAAAACTCCAATTATTTTCCCACTATTATTTAAAACTTTTGTTTTTGTAGTTTTAAGATACTCTTCATGCCCATCATTTTTAAAAACTACTTTTTCAAAATTAGATAATGGGACATCTGATTCCATAGCATTTTTATCATGTTCAGTAAAAAATTCCGCCAACTCTTTATCTACAAAATCAAAATCTGTTTTTCCTATGATTTCTTCTTTTTTTGCACCAAAAAACTCTTCAAATCTTTTATTACACTCTAAAAATACCCCATTTTTATTTTTTATCCATAATAGGTCTGGAATATCATTTAATATAGTATCAAACTCATTTTTTCGAAGTTCCATTTTTTTCTCAAAACCTTTTTTCAATATAAAAACAATGATTGATAAAATTATTAGATTAAAAAATAAAAATAGATAAATTATTTGCGAGGATAAACTGATATGATACTGCTTTGTATCAGCAGAAAAAAGAAAAACTGTAAGAAATATTAAACTTAATATAATTTTTGTTTTCATTCTAAAACTCTCTATATGATTTAAATGATGCCTTAATAACTATAAAAACACAATAAACTTTCCTCTAAAAGGACATAAAAACTATACAAAAATACACATATACTCAATAAAATAAATAAAAAAGATTTATCATGGAAACAAATAATAGAATTTGGATTATTGGTGGAAGTAGCGGTATTGGACTTGAATTAGTGAAAATACTATTAAATAATAATCATTATTTAATAGTAAGCTCCAGAGATACAAATAACAATGAAGCCTTACAACTACTGCAAGAAAAATTTCAAAACAACCTTTATTTATTAGATTTAGATGTTAGTAAAGATAACTTTAAAAATGAGATTCAAGAGGCTTGGCAAGTATACAGAGGTTTAGATATTTGGTTTTACAATGCAGGAACTTATGAAGTTATGGATATAAACAATTGGAATAAAGAGCACTTTATTAAAATGAATGAAACAAATTACTTAGGCGTTGTAAAATTAATGTGTGAGATTATTCCATATTTTAAAAACCAAGGTTTTGGGAAATGGATATGGAATCTAAGTCTCTCTACATATTTTGGCTTACCAAAAGGTGGAGGTTACTCTGCACCTAAATCTGCTTTATTAAACCTTGCTCAATCTATTCATCCGGAGCTTGATTCCATTGGAGTTAAATTAAAAGTTATAAACCATGGTTTTGTAAAAACTAGACTTACTTCAAAAAATAATTTTGAGATGCCTCAACTAATGAGTGCTAGTTATGCAGCAAAAAAAATTAGTGAAGAGATATTTGATGATAAGAAATTCGAAATTTCATTTCCTTTTAAATTAAAAATGTTTTTAAAATTTCTATCTATACTTCCTTACAAAATCTCTTTATTTATTACAAGAAAGATGATTTAATGAAAATAGAAGAATATGCTTCTTTTTTTGAAAATATTAAAGAAGATACAAAAAAACAAGAATATGAAAAATATTTTAGTGAAGAGGTGAATTTTAAAGACCCTTTTCATCAAGTAGAGGGTATTGAAAACATCTATAATATTTTTCAAAATATGTTTCAAAACCTTGATAATACAAAGTTTGATGTCACTGAAATAGTTTCAAATAAAAAGATAGCTTATTTAAAATGGGATTTTACCTTTTCATTTAAAAATAAAAAAGAGATAAATAGATTTACAGGAGTTAGTAGAGTAGTTTTCGATGAAAACAACAAAGTTTTAATACATGAAGATTACTGGGATGCAGCACATAATATTTATGAAAAATTCCCTATTCTTTCAAGCTTGCTAAAATTTGCAAAATCAAAAATACAGAACTAAAATCAAATGAACTATTATTATCCACTAATTGCTATGCCCCTTGCAATACTTGGTTTACCATTATATATCTATCTTCCAACATATTATGCTGTTGATTTAAATATTAATATCACCCTTGTTGGTGTAGTTTTATTTTTAGCAAGATTAAGTGATGTATTTAGTGATCCTTTAATTGGGTTTTTAAGTGATAAATCCCAAAGGGTTTTAAATAGTAAAAAACCTATAATGTTTATAGGCTTTTTATTAGCCACATTTTCATTTTATGCCCTAATAAATCCAATCAAAGAGTATGCTTTATACTTTCTAATATTTTTCTCTATTTTAATCTATTTAGGGTTTAGTATGATTATGGTTCCTTATTTAACATGGGTTTCTGAAATAAGTGATGATTATAATGAAATTAGTTCCTTAAATAGTAATAGAGAACTTTTTACAATAATAGGTTTAGTTTTAGCTTTAATTGCCCCTACAATGATTGATTCCCAACAACTTTCCCAAAAACTAAACCTACTTTTTTTATTATTTATATTTTTATTTACCCCTTTATTTTTAATAACACTTTTAAAAATGAAAACAAAATTTACAAATAATCAAACTGAGATAAAATTAAGTATATTAAAACTACTTTATAAAGAGAAAGAGGATTATAAATATTTACAAATAGGATATTTTTTTAATTCTTTAGCAAATGCAATTCCTGCAACACTATTTATTTTATTTATTCAAGTAGTTATTCAAGACAAAAATTCTAATGAGTGGATTTTAATAGTATATTTTCTTGCAGGAATTATTGCTTTACCCTTTTGGAACAAACTATCAAAAAGCAAAGGTAAAAAACAAGTCTGGGTATTATCAATACTTTTAGCTTCCATAAGCTTTTTCTTTGTAGTTTTTCTAAAACAAGGGGATATCTTATGGTTTGCATTAATCTCATTTGTTACAGGCCTTAGTCTTGGCGCTGATATTGCTTTTCCAACTGCAATTCAAAGTGATATCATACAAAACTCAAAATATAAACAATTATCCTCTACGTCATTTGGAATATGGACGATGTTAACAAAACTTGCCCTTGCTAGTTCTGTTATGATAACTTTCTCAATTTTAGGATTAATTGGTTTTGATGAAAACAACATAAATCAAAATATGATTTTGACACTATCTTTACTTTATGCCCTTTTACCAGTTATTTTAAAACTTTTCTCTTTATATTTTATTCTTAAATTTAAAGAAAGAAGAAAATAATCTTATAAAAAGACAAAATATTCATACAAAAAAACTTCATTTGATTATAAAATCGTTTTCAAGAGGAGTTCATATGAAGAATTTTACATTCCTAGTAATATTTATGAGTATAGTTTCCTTAA contains the following coding sequences:
- a CDS encoding nuclear transport factor 2 family protein; amino-acid sequence: MKIEEYASFFENIKEDTKKQEYEKYFSEEVNFKDPFHQVEGIENIYNIFQNMFQNLDNTKFDVTEIVSNKKIAYLKWDFTFSFKNKKEINRFTGVSRVVFDENNKVLIHEDYWDAAHNIYEKFPILSSLLKFAKSKIQN
- a CDS encoding MFS transporter — protein: MNYYYPLIAMPLAILGLPLYIYLPTYYAVDLNINITLVGVVLFLARLSDVFSDPLIGFLSDKSQRVLNSKKPIMFIGFLLATFSFYALINPIKEYALYFLIFFSILIYLGFSMIMVPYLTWVSEISDDYNEISSLNSNRELFTIIGLVLALIAPTMIDSQQLSQKLNLLFLLFIFLFTPLFLITLLKMKTKFTNNQTEIKLSILKLLYKEKEDYKYLQIGYFFNSLANAIPATLFILFIQVVIQDKNSNEWILIVYFLAGIIALPFWNKLSKSKGKKQVWVLSILLASISFFFVVFLKQGDILWFALISFVTGLSLGADIAFPTAIQSDIIQNSKYKQLSSTSFGIWTMLTKLALASSVMITFSILGLIGFDENNINQNMILTLSLLYALLPVILKLFSLYFILKFKERRK
- a CDS encoding PAS domain-containing sensor histidine kinase, with protein sequence MELRKNEFDTILNDIPDLLWIKNKNGVFLECNKRFEEFFGAKKEEIIGKTDFDFVDKELAEFFTEHDKNAMESDVPLSNFEKVVFKNDGHEEYLKTTKTKVLNNSGKIIGVLGIGRDFTAEKKLQEEISFEKQKYKYLLENSSDAIFIVDLGGNLIEYSKLFKKVLGYEDKELLTFKVTDFEAIHEEEVILENINKTSFEPISFESKYKRKDGTLFDVFVSIVRIKVFDEELVYCSMRDISAQKEYENRLVQQKEEFETIFNYSRDAILVIDKKLDIFNFNKEFITIFAFDEKNSFKMNFLDLLVEEYKDKLLNGIKIALEKGFIENQEANCISFDKKLIPINYSISLLPDKQRFLIFIKDTTSLKIVEQQTKLASMGEMIGNIAHQWRQPLSAITTNVSGLSLKVDMEMPISNEEILHCSEEVMKQANYLSTTIDNFRNFIKDEKGTSLVSIKNVIENSISLVQSSLNSSYIKLITKIDEDISIVASKNELSEAFINILNNAKDALKELVENEEDRYIFIEVKRIDRNSLVLRIYDSAGGIDSSIKDRIFEPYFTTKYKSQGTGLGLVMVDKILRERHNFKLDVYNKKFTYNNKEYVGACFEVIITCTKLDLT
- a CDS encoding SDR family NAD(P)-dependent oxidoreductase, with the translated sequence METNNRIWIIGGSSGIGLELVKILLNNNHYLIVSSRDTNNNEALQLLQEKFQNNLYLLDLDVSKDNFKNEIQEAWQVYRGLDIWFYNAGTYEVMDINNWNKEHFIKMNETNYLGVVKLMCEIIPYFKNQGFGKWIWNLSLSTYFGLPKGGGYSAPKSALLNLAQSIHPELDSIGVKLKVINHGFVKTRLTSKNNFEMPQLMSASYAAKKISEEIFDDKKFEISFPFKLKMFLKFLSILPYKISLFITRKMI